One Syntrophobacterales bacterium genomic window carries:
- a CDS encoding PaaI family thioesterase, producing the protein MKGRLPVYRDSFFCGTERPDGLELAMSYESHLVLCDLFADTRFEGYTDVLHGGMIFGIMDVMIWYVIFMETKKICMTRKTETEFLKPVMCNVHYTAKAQFLHIDDRDAYAEAWIENENGEICAKVNALFREARIPVSHFINRFDFSITTPEIRDHFLSLLE; encoded by the coding sequence ATGAAAGGCAGACTACCGGTATACAGAGATTCCTTTTTTTGTGGCACTGAACGGCCCGACGGGCTCGAACTGGCCATGTCTTACGAGAGCCACCTCGTTCTCTGCGACCTATTTGCGGACACAAGGTTTGAAGGATACACGGACGTCCTCCATGGCGGTATGATTTTCGGCATCATGGACGTTATGATCTGGTATGTCATTTTCATGGAAACGAAAAAGATATGCATGACCAGAAAGACGGAAACCGAGTTCCTGAAGCCTGTCATGTGCAACGTCCACTATACCGCCAAAGCCCAATTTCTCCACATTGACGACAGGGATGCGTACGCCGAGGCATGGATCGAGAATGAAAACGGCGAGATCTGCGCGAAAGTAAACGCCCTCTTCCGCGAAGCCCGCATCCCGGTAAGTCATTTCATAAACCGGTTTGATTTCAGTATTACGACTCCGGAGATAAGGGATCATTTTCTCTCCCTCTTGGAATGA
- the pgeF gene encoding peptidoglycan editing factor PgeF, which translates to MADYRIREKAGWSYYCLPELEKRGVTHGFFTKLSPSHRMEGVERREFLEAFSLKDLVIMSQEHGDHVHVIDGEQRPAVGDGIVVLKRGIAAIIKTADCLPVILAEPEYPVAAIVHAGWRGTAKRIVGKAARRLMDLGVNPKKIIAVLGPAIGACCYEVQKDVQDIFIAEGFSPCAIRQADGSVTLNIKEANKTTLKDEGIEQIHNMDFCTFCSGNLFHSYRRGEKDRRQINFVSLQ; encoded by the coding sequence ATGGCCGACTACAGGATAAGAGAAAAGGCGGGCTGGTCTTACTATTGCCTGCCGGAACTCGAAAAAAGAGGTGTAACCCACGGGTTTTTCACAAAACTCTCGCCTTCCCACCGAATGGAAGGGGTTGAGAGACGGGAGTTTCTTGAAGCCTTTTCCCTCAAAGACCTCGTAATTATGAGCCAGGAGCACGGGGACCATGTCCATGTGATAGATGGCGAACAGCGACCTGCAGTCGGCGATGGCATCGTTGTCCTGAAAAGAGGGATAGCCGCTATTATAAAAACGGCCGATTGCCTCCCGGTAATTCTGGCGGAACCGGAATATCCCGTGGCAGCCATCGTTCATGCCGGGTGGCGCGGCACCGCGAAAAGGATTGTGGGAAAGGCGGCGAGGAGACTCATGGACCTCGGGGTTAACCCGAAAAAAATCATCGCCGTTCTTGGGCCCGCCATAGGGGCATGCTGCTACGAAGTCCAAAAAGACGTGCAGGACATCTTTATCGCCGAAGGATTCTCTCCCTGCGCGATCCGCCAAGCGGACGGCTCCGTCACGTTAAATATCAAGGAGGCGAACAAGACAACGCTTAAGGACGAGGGCATTGAGCAAATACACAATATGGATTTCTGCACATTTTGCAGCGGCAACCTCTTCCACTCCTACCGCAGGGGCGAGAAGGATAGGCGCCAGATAAATTTTGTCTCTTTGCAGTGA
- the selA gene encoding L-seryl-tRNA(Sec) selenium transferase: MNDLLRQIPKIDNVLKEAAWAELIEKFPETLSKDILRTYLDTLRLDIRDRKIDSIPSMEGIVATVRRRVMTFVAPNLRRVINATGVIIHTNLGRSLLPQSAVDAITNAARHYVNLEYDLDRGGRGDRYDHCASILTKLTGCESALVVNNNSGAVFLILNTMAEGKEVVISRGELIEIGGSFRIPDVMKKSGAILREVGTTNRTYKEDYEQAIHENTAIIMKAHTSNYKIRGFTRESRAPELVALGSAYNVPTYFDAGSGLLVHFRELGIHDEPVIAEEYEKGFDIISFSGDKLPGAPQAGIIIGKAPYIEAMKKNPLARALRADKFTLAGLESTLLLYLDLQKARLKIPTLRMILEDEEDVKKRATRIMRILKTHCPAHLYSAQITPMFSEVGGGTLPNVTIPSFGIALKPMLVSTSDFEGRLRRLEIPIIARIEKNSILLNVRTVEKEDEAHLISGVKSALTDE; this comes from the coding sequence ATGAATGACCTTCTGAGACAAATTCCCAAGATCGACAATGTTCTCAAGGAAGCCGCATGGGCAGAATTGATTGAGAAATTTCCGGAAACCCTCTCGAAAGACATACTCAGGACCTATCTCGATACTCTGCGCCTTGATATCCGAGACAGGAAGATTGACTCCATCCCCTCCATGGAGGGGATCGTTGCCACTGTCAGGAGAAGGGTCATGACGTTTGTGGCCCCAAATCTCAGGCGGGTGATCAATGCCACGGGGGTTATCATCCATACGAACCTCGGCAGATCCCTTCTGCCCCAGAGCGCGGTAGATGCGATAACAAACGCCGCCAGGCATTACGTGAACCTGGAGTACGACCTGGACCGGGGTGGACGGGGGGACAGATATGACCATTGCGCCTCAATCCTCACAAAACTCACTGGATGCGAGAGCGCACTGGTAGTCAATAATAACTCGGGCGCAGTATTCCTCATTCTCAACACCATGGCGGAAGGAAAAGAGGTCGTTATCTCAAGAGGAGAGCTCATAGAGATCGGTGGTTCCTTCAGGATTCCTGACGTGATGAAAAAGAGCGGCGCTATCCTCAGGGAAGTGGGGACCACAAACAGGACGTACAAGGAAGATTACGAACAGGCCATTCACGAAAATACTGCCATTATAATGAAAGCCCACACGAGTAACTACAAGATCAGGGGATTTACCAGAGAATCAAGGGCCCCGGAACTTGTCGCTCTCGGGAGCGCATACAATGTCCCCACCTATTTTGACGCTGGCAGCGGACTCCTTGTTCATTTCCGCGAGTTGGGGATCCACGACGAGCCGGTTATCGCGGAAGAATACGAAAAGGGCTTCGACATCATCTCCTTCAGCGGAGACAAACTCCCAGGAGCGCCTCAGGCAGGCATCATAATAGGAAAGGCGCCTTACATAGAAGCCATGAAAAAAAATCCGCTGGCAAGGGCGCTCCGGGCGGATAAATTTACCCTTGCCGGACTGGAGAGCACGCTTCTACTTTATCTTGATTTACAAAAAGCAAGGCTTAAGATACCAACACTCCGCATGATCCTCGAAGACGAAGAAGATGTGAAAAAACGGGCAACCCGCATCATGCGGATATTGAAGACCCACTGTCCGGCTCATCTGTACTCCGCTCAGATAACTCCCATGTTTTCCGAGGTGGGAGGCGGGACGCTCCCCAACGTCACCATACCGTCTTTCGGTATCGCCCTGAAGCCCATGCTGGTCAGCACATCGGATTTCGAGGGACGCCTTAGGCGGCTCGAAATTCCCATAATCGCAAGGATAGAAAAAAATTCCATCCTTCTCAATGTGAGGACGGTAGAGAAGGAGGACGAGGCCCATCTCATCTCAGGGGTCAAATCAGCCCTCACAGATGAATAA
- the gltX gene encoding glutamate--tRNA ligase, translating into MIRTRFAPSPTGNLHIGGARTALFNWLYARHHKGVFVLRIEDTDVERSKEEYVKAILDGLTWLGIEWDEGPYYQMERMDMYREQVQKLLETGHAYKCYCTQEELEEKRKLAIKECRKPAYDRTCRDLPPSDHGDKPFAIRFKTPITGTISFDDMVRGPIRFQCEELDDLVILRSDNTPTYNFTVVIDDALMNITHIIRGDDHINNTPRQIAIYEALGYPIPRFAHVPLIHGKDKGRLSKRHGATNLIDYKEEGFHPEAFMNYLARLGWAYGDQEIFSRQEMINCFDLPNVGKSPSIFDMDKLTWLNGHYMKTMPESLVADRLIPFLRKLGVNVEAGEKLTAVVANLKERARTITEMAQMAVVYFIENVAYDEAARTKFLNAETKPVLQSFLAGFQALPSLNAEEQKILVEGIAKDQNKKLVGVAQPIRVALTGRTVSPGIFEVITILGKETVEKRIRRAIDSIS; encoded by the coding sequence ATGATAAGAACGCGATTTGCGCCAAGCCCTACGGGGAATCTCCATATAGGCGGGGCGAGAACAGCCCTGTTCAACTGGCTTTACGCGCGACACCATAAGGGTGTCTTCGTGCTAAGGATAGAGGATACTGATGTGGAGCGGTCGAAGGAAGAGTATGTAAAGGCCATCTTGGATGGGCTTACCTGGCTTGGTATTGAATGGGACGAGGGGCCGTACTATCAGATGGAGAGGATGGACATGTACCGGGAGCAGGTACAGAAGCTCCTTGAGACAGGCCATGCGTATAAATGCTACTGCACCCAGGAGGAGTTGGAAGAAAAGAGAAAGCTCGCCATCAAGGAATGTCGGAAGCCTGCCTATGACAGGACATGCAGGGACCTGCCGCCCTCCGATCACGGAGATAAACCATTCGCCATACGTTTTAAAACCCCCATTACAGGTACCATCTCTTTTGACGATATGGTGCGGGGACCAATCAGATTCCAGTGCGAGGAACTGGACGACCTTGTGATTCTGAGGAGTGACAACACACCCACCTACAATTTTACTGTCGTCATCGACGATGCTCTCATGAATATTACCCATATCATCCGAGGGGATGACCATATTAACAATACGCCACGGCAGATAGCCATCTATGAGGCCTTAGGATACCCCATACCAAGATTCGCTCACGTGCCCCTCATTCACGGAAAAGACAAGGGCCGCCTGAGCAAGCGCCATGGCGCCACGAATCTCATTGATTACAAGGAGGAGGGGTTCCATCCCGAGGCATTCATGAACTACCTCGCGAGGCTCGGCTGGGCTTATGGCGACCAAGAGATATTCTCCCGCCAGGAGATGATCAATTGTTTCGATCTCCCGAATGTGGGTAAATCTCCATCCATCTTTGACATGGATAAACTCACCTGGCTCAACGGGCATTACATGAAGACGATGCCCGAATCCCTGGTCGCGGACAGGCTCATACCGTTCCTCAGGAAGCTGGGGGTCAATGTGGAGGCGGGGGAGAAACTGACCGCAGTGGTGGCGAACCTCAAGGAGAGGGCGAGAACCATCACCGAGATGGCGCAGATGGCGGTTGTCTATTTCATCGAAAACGTGGCGTACGATGAGGCCGCCCGGACCAAGTTTTTGAACGCCGAAACGAAACCCGTCCTCCAGAGCTTTCTTGCCGGGTTTCAAGCGCTCCCATCCCTCAATGCGGAGGAACAGAAAATCCTCGTGGAGGGGATCGCCAAAGACCAGAACAAGAAGCTCGTGGGCGTAGCCCAACCTATCAGGGTGGCCCTTACAGGCAGGACGGTAAGCCCTGGTATATTTGAGGTAATCACCATTCTGGGAAAAGAAACCGTTGAAAAACGTATAAGAAGGGCAATCGACTCTATTTCATGA
- a CDS encoding AAA family ATPase, with the protein MRLTRLELFGFKSFLSRTVFQFNEGVTSIVGPNGCGKSNVVDAIIWALGERGTKSLRIKDMGDVIFHGSNGKRPVNIAEVDIEFQNRDGAGTSIKRRIYRDGANEYLLNGSVVRLKDVHDFLLGTGIGMNSYAIIEQGKIEYFISMKPQERRIVVEETSGVTRFEEKKREAIVRLEEVSTNLERVEDIHREVSKNFEKAGHEWNRWQEYKVLTDQLNEVDKWILVDGYQKLTRRAGKTGEREADLKKAMDHKEQELAILKEEQDAKEKEFSLIDNAIRQLEVDIKGQEKDMESRLIEIEYLREEKGRLMKEQTQLTAQQADFDARIASCGEEKKGLEAKKAEEEALLGRESAEEARIKEYIVSLKTQIEGFEKKIETERVTLFVSMSKVTEIKNRIVHLERIQDEKKKREERRREEKGRLGERLDDLQEKHGSLKKALEKERGEKVTIAAEEQKALLEKEAALTGFQQKRVRIEQLKGAKRGKEEFVRQMRALQGVKDENLLNRNKLIDMVRVEDGAEKALERFFFKEMEYYVLTEEGAPAIAEAAGKHEGNYIFFPRHGMFGYNNGDVSMAVKWIETVEDALTRIEQGEEGIFINNTVYVDSRGFILREKESGKVDLKSYRERVKAEKELKEIASFLETESSSLRDLEAEHSRSESRVRDARTRREAREKRINGLERDTVAIETELRTVRERLYELETKVEFSEEEGAKPTPEELAAEMTVHTRDKERIEHGMASFRQEMASVKRVHDDTQSRWHQITLDMERKRNLIGGLSEDAARKAREAENLGKEKSRAFAKTMATEARMAECAKKAASLEENYDNLKKAVEGQIKRYEKLKETSGNIHMERHALQESGEGLGKEMARIRSRQESLEKEMLVLMEKRNVIEERLTTMYGLKDIEDVPAPPTSSDLETERDNITGKIERVGEVNFRAEKEYLELQERVDFLKKQMEDLKNAADSLRKTIIKIDNMTKEIFFETFETVNKAFKRFTEMLFKGGRGHLVFNQDMAGIDMYVQPPGKKVARMEQLSGGEKALISLSFLLSLIDTKPSPFVLMDEIDAPLDDANLQSLMNIIREMSAKTQIIFITHNRITMESSNSVYGVTMEEEGISKIISVKL; encoded by the coding sequence ATGAGACTTACAAGGCTGGAGCTTTTCGGTTTTAAATCCTTCCTCAGCCGAACTGTGTTTCAATTCAATGAAGGTGTAACCTCCATCGTCGGCCCCAACGGGTGCGGTAAGAGCAACGTGGTGGACGCCATCATCTGGGCCCTCGGAGAACGGGGCACTAAATCCTTGCGAATCAAAGATATGGGTGACGTGATCTTTCACGGGAGCAACGGCAAAAGGCCCGTGAACATCGCAGAAGTTGACATAGAGTTCCAAAACAGGGATGGGGCAGGTACATCCATAAAGCGGCGTATCTACCGCGACGGCGCCAATGAGTATCTTCTGAACGGGTCAGTTGTGAGACTCAAGGATGTCCATGATTTCCTGCTTGGCACGGGAATCGGTATGAACTCCTATGCCATTATCGAGCAGGGCAAAATCGAATACTTCATATCCATGAAGCCCCAGGAAAGACGGATCGTGGTCGAAGAGACGAGCGGCGTCACCCGATTTGAGGAGAAGAAAAGAGAGGCTATTGTCAGGCTTGAAGAAGTGAGCACGAACTTGGAGCGGGTTGAGGACATCCACCGCGAGGTAAGCAAGAATTTCGAAAAAGCCGGGCATGAGTGGAATAGGTGGCAGGAGTACAAGGTCCTGACCGACCAATTGAACGAGGTCGATAAATGGATACTCGTGGACGGGTATCAGAAGCTCACGAGAAGGGCGGGCAAGACTGGGGAGCGGGAGGCAGACCTCAAGAAAGCAATGGATCATAAGGAACAGGAACTGGCCATCCTCAAAGAAGAACAGGATGCGAAGGAGAAGGAATTTTCACTGATTGACAACGCGATACGGCAGCTTGAAGTCGATATCAAGGGCCAGGAAAAAGACATGGAGTCAAGGCTCATTGAAATAGAGTACCTGAGAGAAGAAAAGGGAAGACTCATGAAGGAGCAGACCCAATTGACTGCTCAGCAGGCGGATTTTGATGCGAGGATCGCCAGTTGCGGTGAAGAGAAAAAAGGACTGGAAGCGAAAAAGGCGGAGGAAGAGGCGCTCCTTGGGAGGGAGAGCGCGGAGGAAGCCCGTATTAAGGAATACATCGTAAGCCTCAAGACCCAAATTGAGGGGTTCGAGAAGAAGATTGAGACTGAGAGGGTAACCCTCTTCGTCTCCATGAGTAAAGTAACTGAGATAAAAAACCGGATTGTCCATCTGGAGCGAATTCAGGATGAGAAGAAGAAAAGAGAGGAGCGAAGGCGGGAAGAGAAGGGACGCCTCGGGGAGAGGCTTGACGATCTGCAGGAGAAACACGGCAGCCTGAAAAAGGCTCTTGAAAAAGAGAGAGGCGAAAAGGTGACTATCGCCGCTGAAGAACAGAAAGCTCTTTTGGAAAAGGAGGCAGCGCTGACAGGTTTTCAACAAAAGAGAGTCAGGATTGAACAGCTCAAAGGAGCGAAGAGAGGCAAGGAAGAATTTGTCCGGCAAATGCGTGCCCTCCAAGGCGTTAAAGATGAGAACCTGCTAAACAGGAACAAGCTCATTGATATGGTCCGCGTCGAAGACGGAGCGGAAAAAGCGCTGGAACGGTTCTTCTTTAAAGAGATGGAATATTACGTGCTCACAGAAGAGGGCGCCCCTGCCATCGCCGAAGCTGCAGGCAAGCACGAAGGGAATTATATCTTTTTTCCTAGACATGGCATGTTCGGATACAATAACGGCGATGTTTCCATGGCAGTGAAATGGATTGAGACCGTGGAGGATGCCCTTACGCGGATTGAGCAAGGTGAAGAGGGCATATTTATCAACAATACCGTGTACGTCGATTCCAGGGGGTTCATATTACGGGAAAAGGAAAGCGGAAAGGTTGATCTTAAGAGCTACCGGGAAAGGGTAAAGGCGGAAAAGGAATTGAAGGAGATCGCATCGTTCCTGGAGACGGAATCCTCGTCCCTAAGAGACTTGGAGGCTGAGCACAGCCGATCGGAGAGTCGGGTGCGGGACGCGAGAACAAGGAGAGAGGCTAGGGAAAAGAGGATCAACGGTTTGGAGCGAGATACGGTTGCCATAGAGACGGAGCTTAGGACCGTACGGGAAAGGCTTTATGAGCTTGAGACAAAAGTTGAATTTTCCGAGGAGGAGGGAGCAAAGCCTACCCCTGAGGAGCTTGCGGCCGAGATGACAGTCCATACCCGGGACAAGGAGAGAATTGAGCATGGGATGGCGAGTTTCAGGCAGGAGATGGCCTCAGTGAAGCGCGTCCATGACGATACCCAATCGAGGTGGCATCAAATCACCCTTGATATGGAGAGAAAAAGGAACCTCATCGGGGGCCTGAGTGAAGATGCGGCAAGAAAGGCTCGCGAGGCCGAAAACCTCGGCAAGGAAAAGAGCAGGGCCTTCGCCAAAACCATGGCGACCGAGGCGCGCATGGCAGAGTGTGCGAAAAAGGCGGCCTCCCTTGAGGAGAATTACGATAACCTGAAGAAGGCAGTTGAGGGGCAGATCAAACGGTATGAAAAACTGAAGGAGACGTCTGGAAACATCCACATGGAGCGTCACGCCCTCCAGGAGAGCGGTGAAGGTCTGGGCAAGGAAATGGCTCGCATCAGGTCGAGACAGGAGAGTCTCGAAAAAGAGATGCTCGTGCTCATGGAAAAGAGGAATGTCATAGAAGAACGGCTCACCACGATGTACGGTCTCAAAGACATTGAGGATGTGCCCGCACCCCCGACCTCTTCCGATCTTGAGACGGAGCGTGATAACATCACCGGGAAGATCGAGAGAGTGGGTGAGGTCAATTTCCGGGCCGAGAAAGAATACCTTGAATTGCAGGAAAGAGTAGACTTCCTCAAGAAGCAGATGGAGGATTTGAAAAACGCCGCTGATTCTCTCAGGAAGACGATCATCAAGATCGATAACATGACGAAGGAGATATTCTTCGAAACCTTCGAGACGGTAAACAAGGCTTTCAAGAGATTCACCGAGATGCTTTTCAAGGGGGGGAGGGGCCATCTTGTCTTCAACCAGGATATGGCCGGCATCGACATGTACGTTCAGCCGCCAGGCAAGAAAGTGGCGCGTATGGAGCAGCTCTCGGGCGGGGAGAAGGCTCTGATTTCCCTATCATTCCTCCTTTCTCTTATCGACACCAAACCGAGCCCCTTCGTGCTCATGGACGAGATCGACGCGCCGTTGGATGACGCGAACCTCCAATCCCTCATGAACATCATCCGTGAAATGAGCGCCAAGACGCAGATCATCTTTATTACCCACAACCGCATCACGATGGAGTCATCGAACTCGGTCTATGGCGTGACGATGGAAGAGGAAGGCATAAGTAAAATCATCTCCGTCAAATTATAG
- the rlmN gene encoding 23S rRNA (adenine(2503)-C(2))-methyltransferase RlmN: MQSFYELTLTDLEKIIGALGNEKFRARQLYKWVYNKGILNFSLMTNISKSLRTVFADMFSMALPSITEVVPSGDGSIKFGLTMSDGNVVESVLMPDEDRSSLCVSTQIGCRMGCKFCVTGKIGFRRNLSVSEIIGQVMAVKQYLGEKYISNIVFMGMGEPIDNLDNVLVSLEILKAELGLDFSHRRITISSVGLLDGLQAIQPKVASIAISLNAADDQTRSFLMPINRLYPVRKVINFVKGFKGSRRIRITFEYVMLKGINDSMENAKSLAQLLAGVKCKVNLIPLNESPYIEFKTPSQETVEQFQEYLHEKHFITIVRNSRGKDIWGGCGQLGMKYLEELKTQ, translated from the coding sequence ATGCAAAGTTTTTATGAACTAACACTTACCGACCTCGAAAAGATTATCGGTGCCCTCGGGAACGAGAAATTCCGGGCTCGCCAACTCTATAAGTGGGTCTACAACAAGGGCATCTTGAACTTCTCTTTGATGACCAACATATCAAAGAGCCTCCGCACCGTCTTCGCCGATATGTTCTCCATGGCGCTCCCCTCAATCACCGAAGTAGTGCCCTCCGGCGACGGCTCGATTAAATTCGGCCTCACCATGTCCGACGGCAACGTGGTAGAGAGCGTGCTCATGCCTGATGAGGATCGAAGCTCGCTATGCGTCTCCACCCAGATCGGTTGCAGGATGGGCTGCAAGTTCTGTGTTACGGGGAAGATCGGCTTCCGCCGGAACCTCTCTGTCTCCGAGATAATCGGTCAAGTGATGGCGGTGAAACAGTATCTCGGCGAGAAGTATATATCTAATATCGTTTTTATGGGTATGGGCGAACCCATCGACAACTTGGACAATGTCCTCGTTTCTCTCGAAATCCTGAAGGCCGAACTGGGTCTTGATTTTTCCCACCGGAGAATCACCATCTCTTCCGTAGGTCTTCTCGACGGACTCCAGGCAATACAGCCGAAAGTAGCCAGCATCGCCATATCGCTCAATGCAGCTGACGATCAGACCAGATCATTTCTCATGCCCATCAACCGCCTTTATCCAGTAAGGAAGGTCATCAATTTCGTGAAAGGTTTCAAGGGGAGCCGAAGAATCAGGATCACCTTTGAATACGTGATGTTGAAAGGTATCAACGACTCCATGGAGAATGCGAAGAGTCTCGCCCAACTCCTTGCAGGCGTGAAGTGCAAGGTGAACCTCATTCCGCTCAACGAATCGCCTTACATCGAATTCAAAACGCCCTCCCAGGAGACCGTGGAGCAATTCCAAGAGTACCTTCACGAAAAACACTTCATCACCATCGTGAGGAATTCGCGAGGAAAAGACATCTGGGGCGGATGCGGCCAGCTCGGCATGAAATATCTTGAGGAGCTTAAAACTCAATGA
- a CDS encoding RluA family pseudouridine synthase produces the protein MNNNRFSIIADEEGKRLDVFLSEKLSITRTRVKGMIEGGHVRLGGKVPKSSAKLRKGAALEGEIPPEEPFSLTPEAIPLDILYEDEYILAVNKPDGMVVHPSFGHKEGTLVNAALAYLGEERLKGDEETEIPNHRPGIVHRLDKGTTGVILIAKDIRTQEKLSSLFKDRAVRKTYRAIVEGVMKRDEGIIEGHIGRHPVERKKMAVVKEKGREALTWFKVIERMKEFTYVEVYPKTGRTHQIRVHLAHIGHPVVGDEPYGKKARRLAGRPLLHAYAITFGHPAKDGTVSITAPVPEDMEEFIAAHEM, from the coding sequence ATGAATAACAACAGGTTCAGTATCATAGCGGACGAAGAAGGTAAAAGGCTTGATGTCTTTCTCTCTGAAAAACTCTCCATCACGCGGACAAGGGTCAAGGGCATGATTGAAGGCGGCCATGTACGTCTCGGCGGGAAGGTGCCAAAGTCCTCCGCAAAACTCAGGAAGGGCGCCGCCCTGGAAGGCGAGATTCCGCCGGAGGAACCCTTCTCCCTTACTCCTGAGGCCATACCACTTGATATCCTCTATGAAGACGAATATATCCTCGCAGTAAACAAACCGGATGGCATGGTTGTTCATCCCTCGTTTGGGCACAAAGAAGGTACCCTGGTGAATGCCGCCCTCGCCTACCTGGGAGAAGAGAGATTAAAGGGTGACGAGGAGACGGAAATCCCAAACCATCGGCCAGGCATCGTACACAGGCTCGACAAGGGTACCACCGGCGTTATCCTCATCGCCAAAGACATAAGGACCCAGGAGAAGCTCTCTTCGCTCTTCAAGGACCGAGCAGTCCGGAAGACCTACAGGGCCATAGTCGAGGGTGTAATGAAAAGAGACGAGGGAATCATTGAGGGCCACATCGGAAGGCACCCTGTGGAGCGTAAAAAGATGGCTGTGGTCAAAGAGAAGGGGAGAGAGGCGTTGACCTGGTTCAAGGTGATCGAAAGGATGAAGGAATTCACTTACGTTGAGGTATACCCAAAAACAGGACGCACCCATCAGATAAGGGTCCATCTCGCCCATATCGGCCATCCTGTAGTCGGCGACGAACCATACGGGAAGAAAGCCCGAAGACTGGCCGGCAGACCTCTTCTCCACGCTTACGCGATTACTTTCGGTCACCCGGCGAAAGACGGTACTGTCTCAATCACCGCTCCCGTACCGGAGGATATGGAGGAATTCATTGCCGCCCATGAAATGTAA